In Deltaproteobacteria bacterium, a genomic segment contains:
- the coaBC gene encoding bifunctional phosphopantothenoylcysteine decarboxylase/phosphopantothenate--cysteine ligase CoaBC: MLAGKTIVLAITGGIAAYKAAEITRLLVKEGAIVRVLMTKNAQEFITPLTLQTLSGNPVATETFSLTQESEIGHIRLADTADLILIAPASADVIGKVAHGIADDLLTTVLLATTAPVLVAPAMNVHMYAHPAVQENMRLLTARGYRFVEPGEGFLACGYEGKGRLAEPEDIVEDARAALTKKDLTQEKIIVTAGPNAEPIDPVRYITNRSTGKMGFALARVAWRRGAEVTLVSGPTSFSAPRGVRFCSVRTAREMQSAVLEHYPQATMIVSAAAVADYRPAKVASQKIKKADGPLLIELTRNPDILGELSQHKGNRLHVGFALETEHVLENAVRKLHNKNLDMIIANDVMEEGAAFAHDTNIVTLIDRSERMEKLPIMTKDEVAHVVYDRLLQLKQMKNEK; the protein is encoded by the coding sequence ATGCTTGCTGGAAAAACTATTGTCTTGGCCATCACTGGTGGTATTGCCGCCTATAAAGCCGCAGAAATTACGCGTCTACTGGTCAAAGAGGGCGCGATTGTTCGGGTCTTGATGACCAAAAATGCCCAAGAGTTCATTACTCCGCTGACTTTGCAAACGCTCTCCGGCAATCCGGTTGCCACAGAGACATTTAGCCTGACGCAGGAATCAGAAATTGGTCATATTCGCTTAGCTGATACTGCAGACCTGATTCTGATTGCTCCCGCATCTGCCGATGTCATCGGCAAAGTGGCGCATGGCATCGCTGATGACCTGCTCACCACGGTACTGTTAGCGACAACGGCTCCAGTGCTGGTCGCACCAGCTATGAACGTACACATGTATGCCCACCCAGCAGTCCAAGAGAACATGCGCCTTCTCACAGCGCGCGGCTATCGGTTCGTCGAACCAGGGGAAGGATTTTTGGCCTGCGGCTACGAAGGAAAAGGGCGATTGGCAGAACCCGAAGATATTGTCGAGGACGCACGCGCTGCATTGACCAAGAAAGATCTCACGCAAGAAAAGATTATTGTCACCGCCGGCCCCAATGCCGAGCCAATCGATCCAGTGCGTTACATCACCAATCGCTCGACCGGCAAGATGGGATTTGCGCTAGCGCGGGTCGCATGGCGCCGCGGCGCAGAGGTTACCCTGGTCAGTGGCCCGACCTCTTTCTCTGCACCACGAGGCGTCCGCTTTTGCTCAGTGCGCACTGCACGTGAAATGCAGAGTGCGGTCCTTGAACATTACCCGCAGGCCACGATGATCGTGTCTGCTGCCGCAGTTGCTGATTATCGCCCCGCGAAGGTAGCGTCACAAAAGATCAAAAAGGCCGACGGTCCCTTGCTGATCGAACTCACACGTAACCCCGATATTCTTGGCGAGTTGAGTCAGCACAAGGGCAACCGCTTACACGTGGGCTTTGCCCTTGAAACTGAGCACGTCTTAGAGAATGCCGTACGCAAACTACACAATAAGAACCTCGACATGATTATCGCGAATGATGTCATGGAAGAAGGGGCGGCATTCGCGCATGACACCAACATCGTCACGTTGATTGATCGTAGCGAACGCATGGA